In one Vicia villosa cultivar HV-30 ecotype Madison, WI unplaced genomic scaffold, Vvil1.0 ctg.002892F_1_1, whole genome shotgun sequence genomic region, the following are encoded:
- the LOC131640010 gene encoding uncharacterized protein LOC131640010, translating to MTWYKSLPDESIISWRVLGKLFSRHFMASRRHPKSEASLEAIIQGKDESLRAYIERFNKEAVQVSTTAHMKKFLLERGLRPRSNFAKAVGIETLAALDEFFLKAQAYIQYEEKEAAQAVRNSRHEESSKNARQDESRQGTDKKKDDKTRDPKDYKDPAGKFREYTPLNASRERILKECANAEFQMGKV from the coding sequence ATGACTTGGTATAAAAGTTTGCCAGACGAGTCCATCATCTCATGGAGGGTGCTCGGAAAACTTTTTTCCAGACATTTCATGGCCTCACGAAGACACCCAAAGTCAGAAGCCTCCTTGGAAGCCATTATCCAAGGAAAGGACGAGTCTCTACGAGCGTACATAGAAAGATTCAATAAAGAAGCCGTACAGGTATCCACCACTGCCCATATGAAGAAGTTTTTGCTCGAGCGCGGCCTCCGACCACGTTCGAACTTTGCTAAAGCCGTCGGAATTGAAACTCTGGCAGCTCTTGACGAATTCTTCCTCAAAGCCCAAGCCTACATACAGTATGAGGAGAAAGAAGCCGCCCAAGCCGTCCGCAATTCCAGGCACGAAGAGAGCAGTAAAAATGCGCGCCAAGATGAGTCTCGCCAGGGAACTGACAAAAAGAAAGATGATAAAACTCGGGACCCCAAGGACTACAAAGACCCTGCGGGGAAATTCCGAGAGTACACCCCGCTGAACGCCTCAAGGGAGCGCATCTTGAAAGAATGCGCAAACGCCGAGTTTCAGATGGGCAAGGTTTGA